A window of the Acidobacteriota bacterium genome harbors these coding sequences:
- a CDS encoding DUF2007 domain-containing protein gives MDEQVQSVFVASGEIEAQQVCAFLEAAGIRTAVRGESLRLTHGLTLDGLGAVEILVADVDAERARQMLASAEEGRLRLDEDASPGPAPADPPGE, from the coding sequence ATGGACGAGCAGGTCCAGAGCGTGTTCGTCGCCAGCGGCGAGATCGAGGCGCAGCAGGTGTGTGCCTTTCTCGAAGCGGCCGGCATCAGGACGGCCGTGCGTGGCGAGTCGCTGAGGCTGACCCACGGCCTCACGCTCGATGGCCTCGGTGCCGTCGAGATCCTCGTCGCCGACGTCGACGCGGAGCGGGCGCGCCAGATGCTCGCTTCTGCCGAAGAGGGCCGGTTGCGTCTCGACGAGGACGCCTCGCCCGGCCCCGCCCCCGCGGATCCGCCGGGCGAGTGA
- a CDS encoding MtrB/PioB family outer membrane beta-barrel protein, whose translation MRTGSSLILPVVAVALALGLAPPAADGQTPASPPADPAQVAPSPPGLKWEGMFTFGTLATDGRNDLGRVGEFQVLRPGAVPSLAAEFWGGHSGFHFDVSARNSGDARAQRYLADIDFNRWVRAHVRYQRFPHRIEHDSLAYLDSASNINGTFVVTHEDTDPGARYQVNVGELDARVSTNLPAGVSFFVGHRQQMRDGARQSTTVNHCATCHVRGYTREVDETTRDLSAGAKIAMGAVSVDYTYTNRLFRSDAPTIITQYINGVHPATLQDIFLNRLWYEEEDGPLPMATVPGLRKDMHVVRANVALPRDAALSGQFTKSVSRNEDTRLEVDYTGGSGRLVVPIHPKLTLRADLRRYSIEADDVFIHVPEKPNPAGPIAGLTYEQAYPTVGELDWTRYSERSRTPTEMAVELNYRPRKKTSLRFGYEWERIDRPHGEIDQTTTNTVLVSGRAPLGRQAQYRFRVRNDWIDEPFRYVHAATPAVLQPFPSPGSPPSPLLGLQYYEFYRTRSTDLTSFPSRDLRFDQTVSWTPDERVAISASYRYRDSKNDELNYSDWTRSAHSPGVDLWFAGGERWTLSAGYQYQRERLETLFSTLAFVG comes from the coding sequence ATGCGAACCGGATCGAGTCTCATCCTGCCCGTGGTCGCCGTCGCCCTGGCGCTCGGCCTCGCACCGCCGGCCGCCGACGGCCAGACGCCGGCGTCACCACCAGCCGACCCGGCTCAGGTCGCCCCTTCCCCACCGGGTCTGAAGTGGGAGGGCATGTTCACCTTCGGCACGCTGGCCACCGACGGCAGAAACGACCTCGGGCGCGTCGGCGAGTTCCAGGTGCTGAGGCCGGGCGCCGTGCCCTCGCTCGCCGCCGAGTTCTGGGGGGGCCACAGCGGCTTCCACTTCGACGTCTCGGCACGGAACTCGGGTGATGCCCGGGCGCAACGCTACCTCGCCGACATCGACTTCAACCGGTGGGTGCGCGCGCACGTGCGCTACCAGCGCTTCCCGCACCGCATCGAGCACGACTCGCTCGCCTACCTCGACTCGGCGTCGAACATCAACGGCACCTTCGTCGTGACGCACGAGGACACCGATCCCGGGGCGCGCTACCAGGTGAACGTGGGCGAGCTCGACGCGCGCGTCTCGACCAACCTCCCGGCGGGCGTCTCGTTCTTCGTCGGCCACCGGCAGCAGATGCGCGACGGCGCGCGCCAGTCGACGACGGTGAACCACTGCGCGACGTGCCACGTGCGCGGCTACACGCGCGAGGTCGACGAGACGACGCGCGACCTCTCGGCGGGCGCGAAGATCGCGATGGGCGCGGTGAGCGTCGACTACACCTACACCAATCGCCTGTTCCGGAGCGACGCGCCGACCATCATCACGCAGTACATCAACGGCGTGCACCCGGCCACGCTCCAGGACATCTTCCTCAACCGGCTGTGGTACGAAGAGGAGGACGGTCCGCTGCCGATGGCGACCGTTCCGGGCCTGCGCAAGGACATGCACGTCGTGCGCGCGAACGTCGCGCTCCCGCGCGACGCGGCGCTTTCGGGGCAGTTCACGAAGAGCGTCTCGCGCAACGAAGACACCCGGCTCGAGGTCGATTACACGGGAGGCAGCGGACGGCTCGTCGTGCCGATCCACCCGAAGCTCACGCTCCGGGCCGACCTGCGCCGCTACAGCATCGAGGCCGACGATGTCTTCATTCACGTGCCCGAGAAGCCGAACCCCGCCGGCCCAATCGCCGGACTCACCTACGAGCAAGCGTACCCGACGGTCGGCGAGCTCGACTGGACGCGCTACTCCGAGCGGTCGCGTACGCCGACCGAGATGGCGGTCGAGCTGAACTACCGTCCGCGGAAGAAGACTTCGTTGCGATTCGGGTACGAGTGGGAGCGGATCGATCGCCCGCACGGGGAGATCGACCAGACGACCACGAACACCGTGCTCGTGAGCGGCCGGGCGCCGCTCGGCAGGCAGGCGCAGTACCGGTTCCGGGTCAGGAACGACTGGATCGACGAACCCTTCCGGTACGTGCACGCCGCGACGCCGGCGGTGCTGCAGCCCTTCCCGAGCCCGGGGTCGCCGCCGTCACCGCTGCTCGGCCTGCAGTACTACGAGTTCTACCGGACCCGGTCGACCGACCTGACGTCGTTTCCGTCACGCGACCTGCGCTTCGACCAGACGGTGTCGTGGACGCCGGACGAACGTGTCGCGATCTCGGCCAGCTATCGGTATCGCGATTCGAAGAACGACGAGCTGAACTACTCCGACTGGACGCGCTCGGCGCACTCGCCCGGCGTCGACCTCTGGTTTGCGGGAGGCGAGCGCTGGACCCTCTCGGCGGGCTACCAGTATCAACGCGAGCGGCTGGAGACGCTCTTCTCCACCCTTGCCTTCGTCGGTTGA
- a CDS encoding DmsE family decaheme c-type cytochrome: MRLPHLAGFVGALAVGAAGLLSAQSAGPPATAVGQDTCAMCHEEVATQFDRSAHGRLAAWEHRAPHERCESCHGPGSTHAESGDAAAIRGFKDLTVEESARACLSCHRGDSAMAWAGSEHAMSDVGCTSCHRIHQSRQVAGRLTSAEGMVASHATAPAPRGSLAKSEPELCFDCHRQQRAQFMGSSRHPVREGLMTCSSCHEVHGTGLGMVRSAERPNELCTSCHTSKAGPFVFEHAPVEESCTSCHSPHGTVANNLLKQGEPFLCLQCHEMHFHNARLAPSTPFFLPAGGSTNPNGPTGFMRAYGTRCTACHNKIHGSDLPSQGVTGRGKAMTR; the protein is encoded by the coding sequence ATGCGTCTTCCCCACCTGGCAGGCTTCGTCGGCGCCCTCGCCGTGGGCGCCGCGGGCCTGCTGTCGGCACAGTCGGCAGGTCCGCCGGCGACGGCCGTGGGCCAGGACACCTGCGCGATGTGTCACGAAGAGGTCGCGACTCAGTTCGACCGATCGGCGCACGGCCGGCTCGCGGCGTGGGAGCACCGCGCGCCGCACGAGCGCTGCGAGTCCTGCCATGGCCCAGGCAGCACGCACGCCGAGAGCGGCGACGCGGCGGCGATCAGGGGCTTCAAGGATCTGACCGTCGAGGAGTCGGCGCGAGCGTGCCTGTCGTGCCATCGCGGCGACTCGGCGATGGCCTGGGCCGGCAGCGAGCACGCGATGTCTGACGTCGGCTGCACCAGCTGCCACAGGATTCACCAGTCGCGCCAGGTCGCAGGGCGTCTGACGTCGGCCGAAGGGATGGTGGCCTCGCATGCGACGGCCCCGGCGCCACGCGGCTCACTGGCGAAGTCCGAGCCGGAGCTGTGCTTCGACTGTCACAGGCAACAGCGGGCGCAGTTCATGGGCAGCTCGCGGCACCCCGTGCGCGAGGGGCTGATGACATGCAGCTCCTGTCACGAGGTCCACGGCACTGGCCTCGGCATGGTCCGCTCGGCCGAGCGGCCGAACGAGTTGTGCACGTCGTGTCACACGTCGAAGGCCGGCCCCTTCGTCTTCGAGCACGCGCCGGTCGAGGAGAGCTGCACGAGCTGCCATTCGCCGCACGGGACGGTGGCAAACAACCTGCTCAAGCAGGGCGAGCCGTTCCTGTGCCTGCAGTGCCACGAGATGCACTTCCACAACGCGCGACTCGCGCCGAGCACGCCGTTCTTCCTGCCGGCTGGCGGCTCGACGAACCCCAACGGCCCGACCGGGTTCATGCGCGCCTACGGCACGCGGTGCACGGCGTGCCACAACAAGATCCACGGCTCGGATCTGCCGTCGCAGGGCGTCACCGGCCGCGGCAAGGCCATGACGCGCTGA
- a CDS encoding sigma-54 dependent transcriptional regulator: MPNRILVVDDEEELRRSVEKILRRCGHEVDTAATGAAAIELVRHRPYSLVITDFRLPDTDGLELLRQVRTLLPDVEVLVITAFGNIPLAVDAIRHGAYDFLSKPFKRAELEHAVARAVERQALAAENRRLKLELAERGSSPFSRVVGQSPAIQRVLQMAEQVAPSSATVLVVGESGTGKEVVAETIHRLGPRRDRPLVKVNCAALPETLLEAELFGHERGAFTGALGRREGRFALAHQGTLFLDEIGSVNLAVQVKLLRVLQDGTYEPLGSTRTARSDCRIVAATNLDLAEEVAAGRFREDLYYRLNVITIEMPPLRERIEDVPLLAAHFLRVYAARNGKDIDAIAPAAMQRLMAWHWPGNIRELEHAVERAVVLATGRIIEEGHLPQSLRGRLATGTGPAAEPPADAAVIPVPVGLPLEDVERLLIQETLRRTGGNKQRAAELLGIASRTIYRKLG, encoded by the coding sequence GTGCCCAATCGCATCCTGGTCGTCGACGACGAGGAGGAGCTGAGGCGGTCGGTCGAGAAGATCCTTCGCCGCTGCGGCCACGAGGTCGACACGGCGGCGACCGGGGCGGCCGCCATCGAGCTGGTGCGCCACCGGCCCTACAGTCTGGTGATCACCGACTTCCGCCTGCCCGACACCGACGGCCTGGAGTTGCTGCGGCAGGTGAGGACGCTGCTGCCCGACGTCGAGGTCCTCGTCATCACGGCGTTCGGCAACATTCCGCTGGCGGTCGACGCCATCCGGCACGGCGCCTACGACTTCCTGTCGAAGCCCTTCAAGCGGGCCGAGCTCGAGCACGCCGTCGCGCGCGCCGTCGAGCGGCAGGCGCTCGCGGCCGAGAACCGGCGGCTGAAGCTGGAACTGGCCGAGCGGGGCTCGTCGCCGTTCTCGCGGGTAGTGGGCCAGAGCCCCGCGATTCAGCGGGTGCTGCAGATGGCGGAGCAGGTCGCGCCGAGCAGTGCGACCGTCCTGGTGGTCGGCGAGAGCGGCACGGGCAAGGAGGTCGTGGCCGAGACCATCCATCGCCTCGGACCCCGCCGCGATCGTCCGCTGGTCAAGGTGAACTGCGCGGCCCTGCCCGAGACGCTCCTCGAGGCCGAACTCTTCGGTCACGAACGGGGTGCGTTCACCGGCGCGCTCGGGCGTCGAGAGGGACGGTTCGCGCTCGCGCACCAGGGCACGTTGTTCCTCGACGAGATTGGCAGCGTCAACCTGGCCGTGCAGGTCAAGCTGCTGCGCGTGCTGCAGGACGGGACGTACGAGCCCCTCGGATCGACGCGCACTGCCCGATCCGATTGCCGCATCGTCGCCGCGACGAACCTGGATCTGGCAGAGGAGGTCGCCGCCGGACGGTTTCGCGAGGACCTGTACTACCGGCTGAACGTGATCACGATAGAGATGCCTCCGCTGCGCGAGCGGATCGAGGACGTGCCGCTGCTCGCCGCTCATTTCCTGCGCGTCTACGCAGCCCGCAACGGGAAGGACATCGACGCCATCGCTCCGGCGGCGATGCAGCGGCTGATGGCGTGGCACTGGCCCGGCAACATTCGTGAGCTCGAACACGCCGTCGAGCGCGCCGTCGTCCTGGCCACCGGGCGAATCATCGAGGAGGGCCACCTGCCCCAGAGCCTCAGGGGCCGGCTGGCGACAGGCACGGGCCCGGCGGCCGAGCCGCCAGCCGATGCCGCCGTCATTCCGGTGCCCGTGGGACTGCCTCTCGAAGACGTCGAGCGGCTGCTCATCCAGGAGACCCTTCGTCGTACCGGCGGCAACAAGCAGCGCGCGGCCGAACTGCTCGGCATCGCGTCGCGGACCATCTACCGGAAGCTCGGATGA
- a CDS encoding NADP-dependent malic enzyme, with product MVIRDEDVFAYHELPRPGKLEVNTSKPCLTQRDLSLAYTPGVARPCLAIEQDPEAAYRFTGKGNLVAVVSNGTAVLGLGDIGALAGKPVMEGKGVLFKRFADINVFDIELDTKDPDEIIRIVKALEPTFGGINLEDIKAPECFYIEETLKKEMGIPVFHDDQHGTAIISGAALLNALELVGKRIDQVRVVFAGAGAAGIACAEMYLTLGVKRENIVLIDTVGVVYTGRTEKMNAYKARFAVDTPLRSLADAMRGADVFVGVSARDLVTPEMLLSMAERPIVFAMANPDPEIPYDLAVATRSDVIMATGRSDFPNQVNNVLGFPFIFRGALDVRASAINDEMKIAAVHALADLARQDVPDQVLKAYGVEKLGFGKEYLIPKPFDPRVLLWEAPAVAKAAMASGVARRPIADLDAYRESLERILGPSRKVVNLLVHKAQQSTPHRLVFSEGEDDKVVRAARLIADQHIARPVLLGRPDFINQRASEFGFDLNGCEIVDVASSPRLDAFADALYRLRSRRGMTPHAAATRIRDPKVFGLMMVHLGEVDGFVGGMDEAYPETIRPALQIVGLRDGVSRVSALQLLVLKDRLFFFADTMVNIEPTAEELAEIACLAADTAHMFDIEPRVAMLSFSSFGSVPHPLAGRVAEATRLARKRRPDLIIDGEMHLDTAVVEEIVRHNYPHSRIRGDANVLVFPSLASGNIGYKLVQHLGRAEALGPYLMGMRRPVSVLQHGTTVTDIVNLATITAVAADFGGTAVPVAAPAPEPVGAR from the coding sequence ATGGTGATTCGTGACGAAGACGTCTTCGCGTATCACGAGCTCCCGCGACCGGGCAAACTCGAGGTGAACACCTCGAAGCCCTGCCTGACGCAGCGCGACCTCTCGCTCGCCTACACGCCGGGCGTCGCGAGACCCTGCCTGGCGATCGAGCAGGACCCGGAGGCGGCCTATCGCTTCACCGGCAAGGGCAACCTCGTGGCGGTCGTGTCGAACGGCACGGCCGTGCTCGGCCTCGGCGACATCGGCGCCCTCGCGGGCAAGCCCGTGATGGAGGGCAAGGGCGTCCTCTTCAAGCGCTTCGCCGACATCAACGTGTTCGACATCGAGCTCGACACGAAGGACCCCGACGAGATCATCCGCATCGTCAAGGCGCTCGAGCCGACCTTTGGCGGGATCAACCTCGAGGACATCAAGGCGCCCGAGTGCTTCTACATCGAGGAGACGCTCAAGAAGGAGATGGGCATCCCGGTGTTCCACGACGACCAGCACGGGACGGCGATCATCTCGGGCGCCGCCCTGCTGAACGCGCTCGAGCTCGTCGGCAAGCGCATCGACCAAGTGCGGGTCGTGTTCGCCGGCGCCGGCGCGGCGGGGATCGCCTGCGCCGAGATGTACCTCACGCTCGGCGTCAAGCGCGAGAACATCGTCCTCATCGACACGGTCGGCGTGGTCTACACGGGCCGGACCGAAAAGATGAACGCGTACAAGGCGCGGTTCGCGGTCGACACGCCGCTGCGTTCGCTGGCCGACGCGATGCGCGGGGCCGACGTGTTCGTCGGGGTCTCGGCGCGCGATCTCGTCACGCCCGAGATGCTCCTGTCGATGGCCGAGCGGCCCATCGTGTTCGCCATGGCGAACCCGGATCCGGAGATCCCCTACGACCTCGCCGTCGCCACGCGGTCTGACGTGATCATGGCCACCGGGCGCTCCGACTTCCCGAACCAAGTGAACAACGTGCTCGGCTTCCCGTTCATCTTCCGTGGCGCGCTCGACGTGCGGGCGAGCGCGATCAACGACGAGATGAAGATCGCCGCGGTGCACGCGCTCGCCGACCTGGCCCGGCAGGACGTGCCGGACCAGGTGCTCAAGGCGTACGGCGTCGAGAAGCTCGGCTTCGGCAAGGAGTACCTGATTCCGAAGCCCTTCGATCCGCGCGTCCTGCTGTGGGAAGCGCCAGCCGTGGCGAAGGCCGCGATGGCGAGCGGTGTGGCGCGCCGGCCCATCGCCGACCTCGATGCCTACCGCGAGTCGCTCGAGCGCATCCTCGGCCCGTCGCGCAAGGTCGTCAACCTGCTCGTGCACAAGGCGCAGCAGTCGACGCCGCACCGGCTGGTGTTCTCGGAAGGCGAGGACGACAAGGTCGTTCGCGCTGCCAGGCTCATCGCCGACCAGCACATCGCCCGACCGGTACTGCTCGGCCGGCCCGACTTCATCAACCAGCGGGCGTCCGAGTTCGGCTTCGACCTGAACGGCTGCGAGATCGTCGACGTCGCGTCGTCGCCGAGGCTCGACGCGTTCGCCGATGCCCTGTACCGACTCAGGTCGCGCCGGGGCATGACCCCGCACGCGGCCGCCACGCGCATCCGCGACCCGAAGGTCTTCGGCCTGATGATGGTCCACCTCGGGGAGGTCGACGGGTTCGTCGGCGGCATGGACGAGGCCTACCCCGAGACGATTCGCCCCGCGCTGCAGATCGTCGGCCTGCGTGATGGCGTGTCGCGAGTGTCGGCCCTTCAGTTGCTGGTGCTGAAGGACCGGCTCTTCTTCTTCGCCGACACGATGGTGAACATCGAGCCGACGGCCGAGGAACTGGCCGAAATCGCCTGCCTGGCGGCCGATACGGCGCACATGTTCGACATCGAGCCGCGGGTCGCCATGTTGTCCTTCTCGAGCTTCGGGTCGGTGCCACACCCGCTCGCCGGGCGCGTCGCCGAGGCCACGAGGCTCGCCAGGAAGCGCCGGCCCGACCTCATCATCGACGGCGAGATGCACCTCGACACGGCCGTGGTCGAGGAGATCGTCCGGCACAACTACCCCCACTCGAGGATTCGGGGCGACGCCAACGTGCTGGTGTTCCCGAGCCTGGCGTCGGGCAACATCGGCTAC